DNA from Candidatus Methylomirabilis limnetica:
CGTTGCGGCTGATCCCGCTTCGGCAGGCCATTGCTGAGGCACAACACCGCGTTCGCCAGTACATCCCGGTAGGCACTGCCCTTACCGAATCACTACTCCAGGAGCGCCGGAGAGAGGCGCAGCGTGAGTAGGGTCGTCCTCGATGCCTCCGCGATCCTTACCCTGCTAAATCAGGAGGAGGGAGCGGAACGGGTCGCTCCTTTCCTGGCGGATGCTGTGATCTCGACGGTGAACCTGGCCGAGGTCGTCACGCGTCTAGCTCTTGCAGGGATGCCGGAGACCGCCATTCGGGAGGCCTTAGCCCTCCTGCCTCTTGAATCGGTGCCGTTCGACGTCGGGCAGGCCATCGATGTGGGGCTGCTCGCGCCTACGACCAAGCTCTCAGGGCTGTCGCTGGGCGATCGGGCCTGCCTGGTCCTGGCCCACCGTCTCGACGCCACTGCGGTCACAGCGGATCAGGCATGGGTGGGCATCGACGCCGGAGTGGCTGTCGAGCTGATC
Protein-coding regions in this window:
- a CDS encoding PIN domain-containing protein, whose amino-acid sequence is MSRVVLDASAILTLLNQEEGAERVAPFLADAVISTVNLAEVVTRLALAGMPETAIREALALLPLESVPFDVGQAIDVGLLAPTTKLSGLSLGDRACLVLAHRLDATAVTADQAWVGIDAGVAVELIR